The Bacteroidota bacterium genome window below encodes:
- a CDS encoding response regulator: MSGSIRNRVVVLLTVVVAFFIAGLFMLNILEKQKVDRIYGDITKEGAEYYDKVVSLNSKMMETVADFNLSVWSEMVNFLKTRDREFAKENIDFLLGKNYNYSAAYIYDLNFDLVYSNSSIDGPYKEFPLAKEKLKEIFRYSNTPSFFVNTTKGLMEVKASTIHPTGDNMRKTPGQGYFLLGKLWDTDYMNGLTDLTGNRTSLTEITGEDTVETVQKLDNGVIKVYKIIKDFENKPIAKVQITVDSPVAKEILKTSTFYFILYVVFSIILIIILLLSLYGWVTRPLNAVSKSLITEDVTQLQPIKLQHSEFSEIAKLIEGFFIQKKKIEDEVKVRKETQESLKLFSHCIKNSLDAVIICDISGHILYYNETASNLYQYGIDELVNQHISILNGDEPEVSEAVFKSLTEQGGWVGEKLERKKDGSIFPIYMTASLIKNDEGKIIAISGIIRDITTRRKQDKELIDSKVAAEKANKTKSEFLAMMSHEIRTPMNAIIGFTELLLGSKLDKEQADYMKTIRISGTNLLNIINDILDFSKIESGKFELEDKPFNLIRCVDEVISTLSIRASEKGIKLLRVFGKNTPEIVLSDEVRIRQILMNLVGNSIKFTNRGEVIIKVDAEYLFDERKWQLKFCVIDSGIGIPPDKINKLFKPFSQVDSSNTRKFGGTGLGLVICKRLCELMEGNIWVESIVGKGSVFYFNIKAKATDVKTQQAAEVKTNGYHKMDYVFAEKNPLKILLAEDNLINQKLIAKVLERFGYKAEIVSNGQQVLEKINKEKYDLIITDVQMPVMDGLETTLAIRALPDDEFDNRNLYIVALTASALEEEYNKCFEVGMNDVILKPIDIVKLSDSLSRAYTKIQEYRAEKVS, translated from the coding sequence ATGTCAGGAAGTATAAGAAATAGAGTCGTTGTTCTACTCACCGTTGTCGTCGCATTTTTTATTGCGGGACTTTTCATGTTGAACATTCTTGAAAAACAGAAGGTTGATAGAATATACGGCGATATTACAAAAGAAGGGGCTGAGTATTACGATAAGGTAGTTTCTCTCAACAGCAAGATGATGGAGACTGTCGCTGATTTTAATTTAAGCGTCTGGTCTGAGATGGTAAATTTTCTTAAAACCCGTGACAGAGAATTTGCAAAAGAAAATATCGATTTCCTTCTAGGTAAAAATTACAATTACTCTGCTGCTTACATTTACGATTTAAATTTTGATTTAGTCTATTCCAATAGTTCCATTGACGGACCTTACAAAGAGTTTCCGCTCGCAAAAGAAAAACTCAAAGAAATTTTCAGATACTCAAACACTCCAAGCTTTTTTGTAAACACCACTAAGGGTCTTATGGAAGTGAAAGCTTCTACAATTCATCCGACAGGTGACAACATGCGTAAGACTCCGGGACAGGGATATTTTCTTTTGGGAAAACTCTGGGATACGGACTACATGAACGGCCTCACCGACCTTACAGGTAACAGGACATCGCTTACAGAAATTACTGGGGAAGATACGGTTGAAACAGTTCAGAAGCTTGATAACGGAGTTATAAAAGTTTACAAAATTATTAAGGATTTTGAAAACAAGCCGATTGCAAAAGTTCAGATAACAGTTGACTCTCCCGTTGCAAAAGAAATTTTAAAGACATCTACATTTTACTTCATACTGTACGTTGTATTTTCCATCATACTTATTATAATACTTTTACTTTCACTTTACGGATGGGTAACGCGTCCGCTTAACGCCGTATCAAAAAGTCTTATAACGGAAGATGTAACGCAGCTGCAGCCCATAAAGCTTCAGCACTCTGAGTTCAGTGAAATTGCTAAGCTTATAGAGGGCTTCTTTATTCAGAAGAAAAAAATTGAAGACGAAGTAAAAGTAAGAAAAGAGACTCAGGAAAGTTTAAAGCTGTTCTCCCACTGTATTAAGAACTCATTGGATGCAGTAATCATCTGCGATATATCGGGACACATACTCTATTATAATGAGACCGCTTCAAATCTTTATCAGTACGGAATTGATGAGCTTGTCAATCAGCACATTTCTATTTTAAACGGAGATGAACCGGAAGTATCAGAGGCAGTGTTCAAATCACTTACTGAGCAGGGTGGTTGGGTCGGTGAAAAACTTGAAAGAAAGAAAGACGGCTCTATATTCCCGATTTACATGACGGCTTCTCTTATAAAGAACGACGAAGGAAAAATTATTGCCATCAGCGGAATTATAAGAGACATTACAACAAGAAGAAAACAGGATAAGGAATTAATAGATTCTAAAGTCGCCGCTGAAAAAGCAAACAAGACTAAGAGTGAATTCCTTGCAATGATGTCCCATGAAATCCGTACTCCTATGAATGCAATCATCGGCTTCACTGAGCTTCTGCTCGGCAGCAAGCTTGATAAAGAGCAGGCTGATTACATGAAGACGATTCGCATCAGCGGAACTAATCTGCTTAATATTATAAATGATATTCTTGACTTCAGTAAAATTGAGTCAGGAAAATTTGAACTTGAAGATAAGCCGTTCAATTTAATACGATGCGTTGATGAAGTAATAAGTACATTAAGCATTCGTGCCTCTGAAAAGGGAATTAAGTTACTGAGAGTCTTCGGTAAAAATACACCTGAGATAGTTTTAAGCGATGAAGTCCGCATAAGACAGATTTTAATGAACCTTGTAGGTAACTCAATTAAGTTTACAAACAGAGGCGAAGTAATTATAAAAGTTGATGCTGAATATTTATTTGATGAAAGAAAATGGCAGTTGAAATTCTGCGTGATAGATTCCGGTATCGGTATTCCACCGGATAAAATTAATAAGCTCTTCAAACCGTTCAGTCAGGTTGATTCATCCAATACAAGAAAGTTCGGCGGCACAGGTCTGGGACTTGTTATCTGCAAACGTCTCTGCGAGCTTATGGAAGGCAACATCTGGGTTGAAAGTATTGTCGGCAAAGGCTCAGTATTCTATTTTAATATTAAAGCAAAAGCTACCGATGTAAAAACTCAGCAGGCTGCAGAAGTAAAGACTAACGGATATCACAAAATGGATTACGTCTTCGCCGAGAAAAATCCGCTGAAGATATTATTAGCTGAAGATAATCTTATCAATCAGAAGCTAATTGCAAAAGTGCTGGAACGTTTCGGATACAAAGCTGAGATCGTTTCAAACGGTCAACAGGTATTAGAGAAAATCAACAAAGAAAAATACGATTTAATTATTACGGACGTACAGATGCCTGTGATGGACGGACTTGAAACAACCCTTGCCATACGTGCATTGCCCGATGATGAATTTGATAACAGAAATCTCTACATCGTTGCATTGACTGCATCGGCGCTGGAAGAAGAGTACAATAAGTGTTTTGAAGTTGGTATGAATGATGTGATACTTAAACCAATCGATATAGTAAAATTATCGGATAGCCTTTCGCGCGCATATACAAAAATTCAGGAATACAGAGCTGAAAAAGTAAGCTGA
- a CDS encoding deoxynucleoside kinase → MSSNKVKYIAIEGVIGAGKTTLSKRLSESLNAQLVLEDFDENPFLERFYENPKAYAFHTQIYFLLSRFKQLQKLKQPELFHEYIVADYIFEKDKIFAYLNLHDDELKLYETITSNIEKAVIVPDIIVYLQSTTERLMNNIMYRNRSYEQNMSEQYINDLNEAYNYFFFRYRATKVMIVDTNEVDFLNNEQDYQNLLAEILKNDHPSLSYFNPASKRIAK, encoded by the coding sequence TTGAGCAGCAATAAAGTTAAATACATAGCAATTGAAGGCGTTATCGGCGCCGGGAAAACCACACTTTCAAAAAGATTAAGCGAATCACTCAACGCCCAGCTTGTGCTGGAAGATTTCGATGAGAATCCTTTTCTTGAAAGATTTTACGAGAATCCGAAAGCATATGCTTTCCATACTCAGATTTATTTTCTGCTAAGCCGCTTTAAGCAGCTACAGAAACTAAAGCAGCCGGAATTATTTCACGAATATATTGTTGCAGATTATATATTTGAGAAGGATAAGATTTTCGCTTACTTAAATCTGCACGATGACGAACTGAAACTTTACGAGACGATAACAAGTAATATAGAGAAAGCAGTTATAGTACCTGATATAATAGTCTATCTTCAGTCAACTACTGAGAGACTTATGAATAACATAATGTACAGGAACAGAAGCTACGAGCAAAATATGTCCGAGCAGTATATAAACGATCTGAACGAAGCGTACAATTATTTTTTCTTCAGATACAGAGCAACTAAAGTTATGATTGTAGATACAAACGAAGTAGATTTTTTAAACAACGAACAGGATTACCAGAATCTCCTTGCAGAGATCTTA
- the sucD gene encoding succinate--CoA ligase subunit alpha codes for MSVLVNKKTKVVVQGITGGEGTFHCSQMLQYGTNVVAGVTPGKGGTEYSGKGEDMFTRPVPVFNTVADAVKATGADASVIFVPAAFAADAIIEAADAGIHVIVCITEGIPTKDMIKAYDFVQKKNNAGGNVRFIGPNCPGIITPGECKIGIMPGFIHKKGNVGVISRSGTLTYEAVFQLTSLGLGQSTCIGIGGDPVIGTRFIDAIKLFNEDKDTHAIIMIGEIGGSAEEEAAYYIKKNVKKPVIGFIAGRTAPPGRRMGHAGAIIAGGKGTAEEKLKVMKSCGILTVESPADMGITVKKALDKKAGKAAPAKKASAKKPAAKKSAPVKKSAPKATKKVAAKPVKKAAAKKTAVKKSAPVKKAAVKSKGKKK; via the coding sequence ATGAGCGTATTAGTTAATAAAAAAACCAAAGTAGTAGTACAGGGAATTACCGGCGGTGAAGGAACATTTCACTGCTCACAAATGCTTCAATACGGAACGAATGTAGTTGCAGGTGTTACACCAGGCAAAGGCGGAACCGAATACTCAGGCAAGGGTGAAGACATGTTCACAAGACCTGTTCCTGTATTCAATACAGTAGCAGATGCAGTGAAAGCAACCGGCGCAGACGCATCAGTAATTTTTGTACCTGCAGCATTTGCAGCGGATGCAATCATCGAAGCAGCAGATGCCGGCATTCATGTTATAGTTTGTATCACAGAAGGAATTCCTACAAAGGATATGATTAAAGCTTATGACTTTGTACAGAAGAAAAATAATGCAGGCGGCAACGTAAGATTTATCGGGCCAAACTGTCCCGGAATAATTACTCCCGGCGAATGTAAGATCGGAATCATGCCGGGCTTCATTCACAAAAAAGGAAACGTCGGTGTTATATCAAGAAGCGGTACTCTTACCTATGAAGCAGTGTTTCAGTTAACATCACTCGGCTTAGGTCAGTCAACATGTATCGGTATCGGCGGCGACCCTGTTATCGGAACAAGATTTATAGATGCAATAAAATTATTCAACGAAGATAAAGATACACATGCAATTATAATGATTGGTGAAATTGGCGGAAGCGCAGAAGAAGAAGCTGCTTATTATATAAAGAAGAATGTAAAGAAACCTGTTATCGGATTTATCGCAGGAAGAACAGCTCCTCCCGGAAGAAGAATGGGGCATGCAGGCGCAATTATTGCTGGCGGAAAAGGAACAGCAGAAGAGAAACTGAAAGTAATGAAGTCATGCGGAATTTTAACAGTTGAATCACCTGCTGATATGGGTATCACAGTAAAAAAAGCTCTGGATAAAAAAGCAGGTAAAGCTGCTCCTGCTAAGAAAGCTTCTGCAAAAAAACCTGCAGCGAAAAAATCAGCTCCGGTAAAAAAATCAGCTCCGAAAGCAACAAAGAAAGTTGCAGCAAAACCTGTAAAGAAAGCTGCTGCAAAGAAAACAGCGGTGAAAAAATCTGCTCCTGTTAAGAAAGCAGCAGTGAAATCAAAAGGAAAGAAGAAATAA
- the folB gene encoding dihydroneopterin aldolase, which translates to MTTIKINNAKFYAYHGVLDYEKQYGNLFEVDIVMQCDLSELQNSDDLHKTVNYLEVYNRVKELFHKDKFHLIETMNQHICDMVLKEFKLVKEVTVKIRKPNAPLGIIDSVEIINTKS; encoded by the coding sequence TTGACTACAATAAAAATAAATAACGCTAAGTTCTATGCATACCATGGAGTATTGGATTACGAAAAGCAATACGGCAACTTGTTTGAAGTGGATATAGTTATGCAATGTGATTTATCCGAGCTGCAAAATTCTGATGACCTGCATAAAACGGTGAACTATCTTGAAGTCTATAACAGAGTGAAAGAGTTATTTCACAAAGATAAATTCCACCTGATTGAAACAATGAATCAGCATATATGCGATATGGTTCTGAAAGAATTTAAGCTTGTAAAAGAAGTTACTGTGAAGATAAGAAAACCGAATGCTCCATTGGGAATAATTGATTCTGTAGAAATAATTAATACAAAATCCTGA
- a CDS encoding asparagine synthetase B gives MCLVSAPSYAQVKLLVPMEPNQTNHLKAYGIAYRYLLKGGELDWLLNYRGGAFMYEFTPEIAAECQLKNVSYELLNGTQTAQVYADVKDEKSNMDVVRLEKVAKIAVYVPPNALPWDDAVQLVLEYAEIPYDKLWDEEVLTGKLKGYDWLHLHHEDFTGQYGKFFGTFGLSPWYVTQKQTNEQMAAKMGFSKVSKLKLAVVNKLKEYVSNGGFLFTMCSATDTYDIALATRNVDIADAMYDGDGYDQDANSKLDYSEDMAFENFKIELNPYVYEYSTIDATNDMIMLGQQNDYFKLVDFSAKFDPVPTMLNQDHTALIKGFMGQTTAFKKEYLKKDIIILGMNEGTDFVKYIHGNYGRGTFTFYGGHDPEDYQHAVGDPPTDLDLYKNSPGYRLILNNVLFPAAKKKKLKT, from the coding sequence ATGTGTCTTGTGAGTGCTCCCTCGTATGCGCAGGTAAAGCTGTTAGTCCCTATGGAACCCAACCAGACCAATCACTTAAAGGCTTACGGAATTGCTTACCGCTACTTATTAAAAGGCGGCGAGCTTGACTGGCTGCTGAACTATCGCGGCGGTGCATTTATGTATGAGTTCACTCCCGAAATTGCTGCCGAGTGCCAGCTGAAAAATGTTTCTTATGAGTTGCTGAACGGAACGCAGACGGCGCAGGTTTACGCAGATGTGAAAGATGAGAAGAGCAATATGGATGTCGTGCGGCTGGAGAAAGTTGCGAAGATTGCAGTGTACGTCCCGCCCAATGCTTTGCCATGGGATGATGCTGTGCAGCTTGTGCTCGAGTATGCGGAAATTCCCTATGATAAACTCTGGGATGAAGAAGTATTAACAGGAAAGCTGAAAGGTTACGACTGGCTTCATTTGCATCATGAAGATTTTACGGGGCAGTACGGAAAATTTTTCGGAACGTTCGGGCTCTCGCCCTGGTATGTCACCCAGAAACAAACCAATGAACAGATGGCTGCGAAGATGGGATTTTCAAAAGTATCTAAGCTGAAGCTTGCTGTCGTTAATAAACTGAAAGAGTATGTTTCCAACGGCGGATTTTTATTTACGATGTGCTCGGCAACCGATACCTATGATATAGCACTTGCAACGCGGAACGTTGATATAGCCGATGCAATGTATGACGGCGACGGATATGACCAGGATGCAAACAGTAAACTGGATTACAGTGAAGATATGGCGTTTGAAAATTTTAAGATTGAATTAAATCCTTATGTGTACGAGTACTCAACTATAGATGCAACGAACGATATGATAATGCTCGGCCAGCAGAATGATTACTTTAAGCTTGTGGATTTTTCTGCAAAGTTTGATCCCGTACCTACTATGCTGAACCAGGACCACACTGCTTTGATAAAAGGTTTCATGGGACAGACGACGGCTTTTAAAAAAGAATATCTGAAGAAAGATATAATCATACTTGGAATGAATGAAGGCACAGACTTCGTAAAATATATTCACGGCAACTACGGAAGGGGAACGTTTACATTTTACGGAGGGCATGACCCTGAGGATTATCAGCATGCAGTCGGTGACCCGCCCACGGATCTGGATTTGTATAAAAACTCACCTGGTTACAGATTAATTTTGAATAATGTTTTATTCCCGGCAGCGAAGAAGAAGAAGCTGAAAACGTAA
- the folK gene encoding 2-amino-4-hydroxy-6-hydroxymethyldihydropteridine diphosphokinase yields the protein MTKVFLGLGSNIGDRKKYLEEAIEEIKKIPQTNVVKLSGVYETEPWGFSEQDEYLNAVIEIETGINYPELLKEVKDIEKRLGRDKTDKWKSRKIDIDILFFGDLVYDGENLQIPHRHIEDRNFVLVPLNEIEPDFVHPVTKKKISEILENSNDKLKAGFHSKFEQQ from the coding sequence ATGACAAAAGTTTTTCTCGGACTGGGCTCAAATATCGGCGATAGAAAAAAGTATCTTGAAGAAGCAATCGAAGAGATAAAAAAAATTCCTCAGACGAATGTTGTTAAGCTCTCCGGAGTTTATGAAACTGAGCCTTGGGGATTTTCAGAGCAGGATGAATATTTAAACGCAGTAATTGAAATTGAAACTGGCATTAACTATCCTGAGCTTTTAAAAGAAGTAAAAGATATTGAAAAAAGATTAGGGCGTGATAAAACGGATAAGTGGAAATCACGAAAGATTGATATAGATATTTTGTTCTTTGGAGATTTGGTTTACGACGGCGAGAATCTCCAGATTCCCCACAGGCATATCGAAGACAGAAATTTTGTATTGGTACCGTTGAATGAGATCGAACCTGATTTTGTTCATCCCGTTACTAAGAAAAAAATTTCTGAGATTTTAGAAAATTCAAACGATAAATTGAAAGCAGGTTTTCATTCAAAATTTGAGCAGCAATAA
- the tsaD gene encoding tRNA (adenosine(37)-N6)-threonylcarbamoyltransferase complex transferase subunit TsaD, whose protein sequence is MKINNIDTMKILAFETSCDETSASVLDCNTDSNISNNKVLSNIISSQLFHSEFGGVVPEIASREHLKNISHVTKQALEKANVELNDIDLVCATSEPGLIGALLVGLNYAKSLAAVLQKPFVPVNHILSHLFSNMLSGQQEKFPFIGLIVSGGHTLLVLVRSYTDIKIIGSTIDDAAGEAFDKVAKILGLGYPGGPLIDKLAKNGDAKYHKFPLAIVRDTEHDFSFSGIKTSVLYYLRKIDFANTKNDKLVADISASFQFAVVESLYKRVTEACNKYNVKIISVSGGVSANSALKGKFNSLKEKGFEVYFPEMQFSMDNAAMIGLTGYLKYKHSDNKEFFDKESFRTNAKPRLDYDRFGLF, encoded by the coding sequence ATAAAGATTAATAATATTGATACAATGAAAATTTTAGCGTTTGAAACATCATGCGATGAAACATCGGCTTCCGTTTTAGATTGTAATACAGATTCTAATATTTCTAACAACAAAGTTTTATCCAATATCATTTCCTCTCAGCTCTTTCACTCCGAATTCGGCGGAGTTGTTCCCGAAATTGCCTCGCGCGAGCATTTAAAAAATATTTCACACGTTACAAAGCAGGCGCTTGAAAAAGCAAATGTAGAACTTAACGATATTGATTTAGTCTGCGCAACTTCAGAGCCGGGACTTATCGGCGCGCTGCTTGTTGGGCTTAACTACGCAAAGTCTCTCGCTGCCGTTTTGCAAAAGCCGTTCGTTCCCGTTAATCATATTCTCTCGCATTTGTTTTCGAATATGCTTTCAGGTCAGCAGGAAAAATTTCCGTTCATAGGGCTCATTGTTTCCGGCGGACATACGCTGCTCGTTCTTGTCAGAAGTTATACGGATATAAAAATTATTGGTTCAACGATTGACGATGCGGCGGGAGAGGCATTTGACAAGGTCGCAAAAATTCTCGGGCTTGGTTATCCCGGCGGACCGTTGATCGATAAGCTTGCAAAGAACGGCGATGCAAAGTATCATAAATTCCCTCTTGCAATCGTGAGAGATACTGAGCATGATTTTTCTTTTTCAGGAATAAAAACATCCGTGCTTTATTATTTAAGAAAAATTGATTTTGCCAATACCAAAAACGATAAGCTAGTTGCAGATATTTCTGCAAGCTTTCAGTTTGCAGTCGTTGAAAGTCTTTATAAAAGAGTGACAGAAGCGTGCAATAAATATAACGTAAAAATTATTTCCGTATCAGGGGGAGTTTCGGCGAACTCGGCTTTAAAAGGAAAATTTAATTCACTTAAAGAAAAAGGATTTGAAGTTTATTTTCCGGAGATGCAATTCTCAATGGATAACGCCGCAATGATTGGGCTTACAGGATATTTAAAATATAAACATTCAGATAATAAAGAATTTTTTGATAAGGAAAGCTTTAGAACTAATGCAAAGCCGAGACTGGATTATGATAGGTTTGGGTTATTTTAG
- a CDS encoding T9SS type A sorting domain-containing protein: MRKYILLIISILFFAFTLQSDKPMGWFQQTRPVNDFINNIFFLDSLTGWAVTAGGNISGPDTGYVFKTTNGGENWTIKFRGLEDLNAVQFLNQNTGYIGGGFNGTSFISFLKTTNGGDNWIRLNSAPGTNVNGMKFINSDTGWFCDIYGFGGLYRTNNGGVNWQLQASLSEMKNLFFLSIDTGFVISAKKIYKTVNGGSNWFLLHDFGFQLGDVYFFNSNVGIVSAGRFYRTTDGGSNWTMNQEDVVGINFTFASDSIGWAGLNSYAIPRTRDGGKSWAYQGSPIGNNTCIFAIDSLKVWAAGNGIVHTSDGGGLTTIGMQEELINSYKLSQNYPNPFNPVTRIDYTIRNTFFISLKIYNLNGKEVAVLVKSKQSAGSYNVIFDAAKYNLSSGIYFYILEMDNFKETRKMILLK; this comes from the coding sequence ATGAGAAAATACATACTGCTTATAATATCAATTCTATTCTTTGCATTCACGCTACAGTCGGATAAACCAATGGGCTGGTTTCAACAGACGAGACCTGTTAATGACTTTATCAATAATATATTTTTCTTAGATAGTCTCACCGGCTGGGCAGTTACCGCAGGCGGAAATATCAGCGGTCCTGACACAGGTTATGTTTTTAAAACTACCAATGGCGGGGAAAACTGGACAATAAAATTCAGAGGACTGGAAGATCTAAATGCAGTTCAGTTTTTGAATCAAAATACAGGGTATATTGGGGGAGGGTTTAATGGCACTTCATTCATTAGTTTTTTAAAAACTACTAACGGAGGTGATAACTGGATTAGATTAAATTCAGCTCCGGGTACCAATGTAAACGGTATGAAATTTATAAATAGTGATACCGGATGGTTTTGCGATATTTATGGCTTTGGAGGACTTTACAGAACTAATAATGGAGGAGTTAACTGGCAATTACAAGCAAGTCTTTCTGAAATGAAAAACTTATTCTTTCTGAGCATTGATACTGGGTTTGTAATTTCAGCAAAAAAAATTTATAAAACCGTGAACGGTGGCAGCAATTGGTTTTTATTGCATGATTTTGGTTTTCAGCTTGGAGATGTTTATTTCTTTAATTCTAATGTGGGAATTGTATCAGCCGGAAGATTTTACAGAACAACCGATGGAGGATCAAATTGGACTATGAACCAAGAAGATGTTGTAGGCATCAATTTTACCTTTGCCTCTGATTCCATTGGCTGGGCTGGGTTAAATTCATATGCAATTCCAAGGACAAGAGACGGGGGGAAATCATGGGCTTATCAAGGTTCTCCTATCGGTAATAATACATGTATATTCGCTATTGATAGTCTGAAAGTCTGGGCGGCAGGAAACGGTATTGTTCACACAAGCGACGGAGGAGGACTAACAACTATCGGCATGCAAGAAGAATTGATTAATAGTTATAAACTCTCACAAAATTATCCAAATCCTTTCAATCCTGTAACAAGAATTGACTACACAATTCGTAATACTTTCTTCATATCTCTTAAAATATATAATTTAAACGGAAAGGAGGTTGCAGTATTAGTAAAAAGCAAACAATCTGCTGGAAGTTATAATGTTATATTTGATGCGGCGAAATATAATTTATCTAGCGGAATTTATTTTTATATTTTAGAAATGGATAATTTCAAAGAAACAAGAAAGATGATACTTCTAAAATAA